Proteins found in one Chloroflexota bacterium genomic segment:
- a CDS encoding rod shape-determining protein, with translation MFSKQIGIDLGTATVLVYVRGKGVVLNEPSVVAISNTDNRIMAVGEAAKAMLGRTPGSITVSRPMRDGVIADYVVTEAMLRYFIGKVCGKLRLFRPEVMVCIPAGVTSVEQRAVHDATLQAGAKVAYLIEEPLAAAIGANIPIHLPNGNMVVDIGGGTAEAAVISLNGIVVSSSVRVAGNKMETITSGRKRRKYNLMIGERMAEEIKIQIGSALPLESELTMEVRGRDQVAGLPKTIVVNSGEIREAISEPLEAIIDAIKSVLAKTPPELSSDVIDRGLVLTGGGSLLRGIDRLITKETGVPAYIADNPIACVAIGAGLALERLEVIRKNLPSVEA, from the coding sequence ATGTTTTCTAAACAGATTGGTATCGATTTGGGCACCGCTACAGTGCTTGTTTATGTGAGGGGCAAAGGTGTCGTCCTGAATGAACCCTCCGTTGTGGCCATCTCCAATACCGATAACCGTATCATGGCTGTTGGAGAAGCCGCCAAGGCGATGTTGGGCCGTACACCAGGGAGCATCACGGTTAGTCGTCCTATGCGTGATGGCGTTATCGCTGACTATGTGGTTACCGAGGCGATGTTACGTTACTTTATCGGTAAAGTCTGTGGGAAGCTGCGCCTCTTTCGTCCAGAAGTGATGGTTTGCATCCCGGCTGGAGTGACGAGCGTTGAGCAGCGCGCTGTTCATGATGCCACGCTCCAGGCTGGAGCCAAGGTAGCTTATCTCATCGAGGAGCCACTTGCCGCTGCTATCGGCGCTAATATACCGATTCATCTTCCCAATGGCAACATGGTGGTTGACATCGGTGGCGGCACAGCGGAGGCGGCCGTGATCTCGCTTAATGGCATCGTTGTTAGCTCCTCCGTACGTGTGGCCGGGAACAAAATGGAAACCATCACTTCTGGACGAAAGAGGCGCAAGTACAATTTGATGATAGGCGAGCGAATGGCTGAGGAGATAAAGATCCAAATAGGCAGCGCTCTTCCTTTAGAATCAGAACTAACAATGGAGGTGCGTGGTCGAGATCAGGTGGCTGGTCTGCCTAAGACCATCGTGGTAAACTCGGGCGAGATCAGGGAGGCCATATCCGAACCATTAGAGGCCATCATAGACGCTATCAAAAGCGTATTGGCAAAGACTCCACCGGAGTTGTCCTCCGACGTCATCGACAGAGGGCTAGTACTGACTGGAGGGGGTTCATTACTTCGGGGTATCGATCGTTTGATCACGAAGGAGACAGGAGTCCCAGCCTATATCGCTGACAATCCCATTGCTTGTGTGGCCATAGGCGCTGGCCTGGCCTTAGAAAGGCTCGAGGTTATAAGGAAGAATCTTCCCTCCGTCGAGGCATAA
- the murA gene encoding UDP-N-acetylglucosamine 1-carboxyvinyltransferase, protein MGRMLVSGRCRLAGEVSVSGSKNAALPILAAALLTDEECVFENVPCIGDVQTMLELLARLGCAVEFDVAEHRVKICARNVQECTAPADLVTKMRASFLVTGPLLARFGRSMAPHPGGCAIGVRPKNVDVKGFAAMGASIDYVDGNYLFKAKSLGGTSLYLDYPSHTGTENLLMAASLAKGKTIIKNACVEPEVVALADCLKAMGAKVEGAGSYLAKVEGVGRLHGAHYRMIPDRLEAGTFAIAAALTYGEVLLRDVDVSHLDPLTHKLREVGITVEEGEDTYLVRGTGHREAVEVQTLHYPGFPTDLQALFAVLLTQAKGTSFIHERVFDDRLQYASQLRKMGAEITVEGQRATIKGPTLLKGTTVQALDIRSGAALILAGLVAEGKTEILEADHVDRGYERIDEKLNVLGAQIQRV, encoded by the coding sequence ATGGGAAGGATGTTGGTTAGCGGACGGTGCCGTTTGGCAGGGGAGGTGTCTGTTAGTGGCTCCAAGAATGCAGCGCTGCCGATTTTGGCCGCAGCGCTCTTAACTGATGAGGAGTGTGTGTTTGAGAACGTACCCTGTATTGGTGATGTACAGACGATGTTAGAATTGTTGGCCAGGCTTGGCTGCGCGGTTGAATTCGATGTAGCTGAGCACCGGGTGAAGATCTGTGCTAGGAATGTCCAGGAGTGCACAGCTCCGGCTGATCTAGTTACAAAGATGCGGGCCTCATTTTTGGTTACAGGGCCATTACTGGCCCGCTTCGGACGATCAATGGCACCCCATCCAGGTGGTTGTGCCATTGGTGTTCGTCCCAAAAATGTGGATGTGAAGGGCTTCGCCGCCATGGGTGCTAGTATCGATTATGTTGATGGGAATTATCTATTCAAAGCAAAGTCATTGGGTGGTACCAGTTTGTATCTCGATTATCCCAGTCACACAGGGACGGAGAATCTGCTTATGGCCGCTAGTCTGGCAAAGGGGAAGACTATCATTAAGAACGCTTGTGTGGAACCTGAGGTTGTCGCCCTGGCCGACTGTCTCAAAGCTATGGGAGCCAAGGTTGAGGGAGCGGGGAGTTATCTGGCCAAGGTGGAGGGGGTTGGGCGCCTGCACGGTGCACATTATCGCATGATACCAGACAGATTAGAGGCAGGTACTTTTGCGATCGCGGCGGCCCTCACCTATGGCGAGGTATTGCTCCGTGATGTTGACGTTTCACACCTAGACCCACTTACCCACAAGCTGAGGGAGGTTGGTATCACTGTAGAAGAGGGTGAGGATACCTACCTGGTCAGGGGCACTGGACATCGCGAAGCAGTCGAGGTTCAGACGCTGCACTATCCAGGATTTCCTACCGATTTACAAGCGCTATTTGCCGTATTGCTTACCCAGGCTAAGGGCACTAGTTTTATCCATGAGAGGGTTTTTGATGACCGTCTTCAGTACGCCAGCCAATTGCGTAAGATGGGGGCGGAGATCACAGTGGAGGGACAACGGGCGACGATCAAAGGACCGACACTGCTTAAAGGGACAACTGTGCAAGCCTTGGATATACGTTCGGGCGCGGCCCTGATTCTGGCTGGGTTAGTGGCCGAGGGAAAAACAGAGATCCTTGAGGCCGATCACGTGGATCGTGGATACGAGAGGATTGATGAAAAGCTTAATGTCCTCGGGGCCCAAATTCAGAGGGTATAA
- a CDS encoding F0F1 ATP synthase subunit epsilon codes for MAKIKLEIVTAERLVFSDEVDAVIAPGVEGQLGILPHHAPLLTALQTGELRVRKGDEEVLMAVSGGFMEVRQDKVIILADTAERAEEIDVARAEAARQRALAVLAEKRSAQDIAQSEAALRRSLIRLKIAERRRKRQR; via the coding sequence GTGGCTAAGATAAAGCTAGAGATAGTCACAGCTGAACGCCTAGTCTTCAGTGATGAGGTGGATGCAGTCATTGCTCCAGGTGTAGAGGGGCAGTTGGGTATCTTGCCCCATCATGCGCCCCTTCTCACTGCACTCCAAACTGGCGAGCTGCGGGTGAGGAAGGGTGATGAGGAGGTTCTGATGGCCGTCAGCGGTGGGTTTATGGAGGTGCGCCAGGATAAGGTGATCATCCTGGCCGATACCGCTGAACGAGCTGAGGAAATTGATGTGGCCAGGGCGGAAGCGGCTCGACAACGCGCCTTGGCGGTCCTGGCTGAGAAGAGAAGTGCGCAGGATATAGCTCAATCTGAGGCAGCCCTGCGGCGCTCTCTTATACGCCTAAAGATAGCTGAGCGCCGGCGGAAGCGCCAACGGTAG
- the atpD gene encoding F0F1 ATP synthase subunit beta, whose translation MAVGKVIRIVGPVVDVEFPPGQLPEIYNALEVSKDGSKLVIEAEQHLGNNWVRCIAMSSTDGLRRGVEVLDTGKPITVPVGRATLGRLFNLLGEPIDELGTVETEKHYPIHRSPPPFEEQETRAQVFETGLKVIDLVATFTKGGKIGIYGGAGVGKTVIIQEMIRNIATEHGGFSVFAGVGERSREGNDLWLEMKESGVLGKTVLVFGQMNEPPGARLRVGLAGLAMAEYFRDEEGSDILLFIDNIFRFTLAGCEVSALLGRMPSAVGYQPTLATEMGELQERITSTKRGSITSVQAIYVPADDYTDPAVATTFAHLDAIVSLDRGIAELGLYPAVDPLASSSRILEPRIVGEEHYEVARGVQRVLQRYKDLQDIIAILGIDELSEEDKLTVARARKIQRFLSQPMFVAEAFTGRTGKYVPLKETIRGFKEILAGEHDDLPEQAFYMVGTIGEALEQAQKMR comes from the coding sequence GTGGCTGTAGGTAAAGTAATAAGGATCGTTGGTCCAGTAGTGGATGTAGAGTTCCCGCCGGGCCAATTACCTGAAATATATAATGCTTTGGAAGTGTCCAAAGACGGCTCCAAGTTAGTTATAGAGGCCGAACAGCATTTAGGGAACAATTGGGTACGCTGCATTGCGATGTCTAGCACCGACGGGCTACGGCGTGGTGTAGAGGTGCTGGATACAGGGAAGCCTATAACCGTGCCTGTTGGCCGGGCGACCCTAGGACGTCTCTTTAATCTTCTAGGCGAACCGATTGATGAACTTGGTACAGTGGAGACGGAGAAGCACTATCCAATACATCGATCTCCTCCGCCTTTCGAAGAGCAAGAAACGAGGGCGCAGGTGTTTGAGACCGGCCTCAAGGTCATCGACTTGGTGGCCACTTTTACTAAAGGCGGCAAGATAGGCATCTATGGCGGAGCCGGCGTGGGTAAGACGGTCATCATCCAAGAGATGATTCGTAATATAGCTACCGAACACGGAGGTTTCAGCGTCTTCGCCGGCGTTGGTGAAAGATCTCGTGAGGGGAATGACCTCTGGCTGGAGATGAAAGAATCTGGTGTCCTCGGGAAAACAGTTCTCGTTTTTGGGCAAATGAATGAGCCCCCAGGTGCCCGTTTGCGCGTCGGATTGGCTGGGTTAGCGATGGCCGAATACTTTCGCGATGAGGAGGGAAGCGATATCCTCCTGTTCATCGATAACATCTTCCGCTTCACCCTGGCTGGTTGTGAGGTCTCTGCGCTCCTCGGACGTATGCCCTCAGCTGTGGGTTACCAGCCCACCCTGGCCACAGAAATGGGGGAGTTGCAAGAACGGATCACTTCGACGAAGAGGGGTTCGATCACCTCCGTCCAGGCCATCTACGTGCCGGCTGATGATTATACGGATCCGGCCGTAGCGACAACCTTCGCTCACCTGGATGCCATCGTTTCGCTCGATCGGGGTATCGCTGAGCTGGGGCTTTACCCAGCGGTGGATCCTCTGGCCTCCAGTTCACGCATCCTTGAGCCGCGCATCGTCGGAGAGGAACACTATGAAGTAGCACGTGGCGTCCAGCGGGTGTTGCAACGTTATAAGGATCTTCAGGATATCATTGCCATCTTGGGCATCGATGAACTCTCTGAAGAGGATAAGCTGACCGTCGCCCGTGCCCGTAAGATCCAGCGTTTTCTCTCACAACCGATGTTTGTCGCCGAGGCATTCACGGGTCGGACAGGTAAATATGTTCCCTTGAAAGAGACTATTCGCGGTTTCAAAGAGATCCTGGCGGGTGAACATGACGACTTACCAGAGCAAGCCTTCTATATGGTTGGCACGATCGGTGAGGCCCTGGAGCAAGCGCAAAAGATGAGATAA
- the atpG gene encoding ATP synthase F1 subunit gamma: MATIRQIRRRIRSVKNTAQITRAMELVAASKMRRAQAMVLASRPYSEKMYELLSHVASVTPEEEAPHPLLQRRPINRAALIMITSNRGLCGGLNSNIIRQVASYLLERERPVDLVTVGRKGRDWMARHGQSIIADFSQLGDRPTLVDTRPIASLIIEGFVAGEFDEVQLFYTQFVSTLIQRPVTRQILPIEPSPKIERRYLEYIYEPDPQAVLAHLLPRFVEVQVYQAVLEAIASEHSARMVAMRNATENAHEMVAELTLIYNRTRQATITKEIIEIVSGAEALR; the protein is encoded by the coding sequence TTGGCCACCATACGACAGATTCGACGTCGCATTCGGAGCGTTAAGAATACGGCCCAGATAACGAGGGCTATGGAGCTGGTTGCTGCTTCAAAGATGCGGCGAGCTCAGGCTATGGTGCTTGCCTCACGCCCTTACTCTGAGAAGATGTATGAGTTATTATCGCATGTGGCCAGCGTAACTCCTGAGGAGGAAGCCCCACATCCGCTGCTTCAAAGGCGTCCCATTAATCGTGCCGCACTCATTATGATTACCTCTAATCGAGGCCTTTGTGGCGGTCTGAACAGTAATATCATTCGCCAGGTGGCCAGCTATCTGCTTGAACGGGAGAGGCCTGTTGACCTGGTCACTGTCGGCCGTAAGGGACGAGACTGGATGGCCCGGCACGGGCAGAGCATCATCGCTGATTTCAGTCAACTTGGTGATCGCCCCACACTGGTCGATACTCGCCCTATCGCTTCTCTTATCATCGAAGGATTCGTGGCTGGTGAGTTTGATGAGGTGCAGCTGTTCTATACACAGTTTGTATCCACCCTCATCCAGCGGCCGGTGACGCGCCAGATTCTGCCCATCGAGCCATCCCCAAAAATTGAGAGGCGTTATTTAGAATATATTTATGAGCCTGATCCACAGGCAGTTTTGGCTCATTTGCTACCGCGCTTTGTGGAGGTGCAGGTGTATCAGGCTGTTCTGGAGGCTATCGCTAGTGAGCATAGTGCCAGAATGGTGGCTATGCGCAACGCAACTGAGAATGCCCACGAGATGGTTGCAGAATTGACGCTTATTTATAATCGCACTCGCCAGGCAACCATAACTAAAGAGATCATAGAGATAGTGTCTGGGGCGGAAGCCCTTCGCTAG
- the atpA gene encoding F0F1 ATP synthase subunit alpha: protein MVIRAEEISSILKRQIESFAETVTAVNVGTVVEVGDGIARIYGLSGVMASELIEFQNGVMGLALNLEEEMVGAIILGPDVDIREGEEVRCTGRIAEVPVGEELYGRVVDPLGEPIDSKGPLMAKKTRPIERIAPNVVMREPVSVPLLSGIKAIDSMIPIGRGQRELIIGDRQTGKSAIAIDTIINQRKGGVFCVYVAIGQKISNVAQVVATLEEYGAMDHTVVVSAAASDPAALQYLAPYAGCAIAEEVMEQGGDALIVYDDLSKHAWAYRQISLLLRRPPGREAYPGDIFYLHSRLLERAAKLSKEYGGGSMTALPIIETQANDVSAYIPTNVISITDGQIYLESDLFYAGIRPALNVGLSVSRVGGKAQTKAVRNVAGRLKLDFAQYRELAAFAQFSTELDKATKDQLDRGARIQEIFKQPLHNPLPLEKQVMIIFAVTNGYLDDIPLEQVKKFEAELFRYLDATHPEIGQDIAETRDLSDQTIERLKAAIIEFKQGFTY from the coding sequence ATGGTAATCAGGGCAGAGGAGATCAGTTCTATATTAAAACGGCAGATCGAGAGCTTCGCCGAGACTGTAACGGCGGTCAATGTCGGAACAGTCGTTGAGGTCGGTGATGGAATCGCGCGCATTTATGGATTATCGGGAGTGATGGCCAGCGAGCTCATTGAGTTTCAGAATGGGGTGATGGGACTTGCCTTGAACCTGGAGGAGGAAATGGTCGGGGCGATCATCTTGGGCCCCGATGTGGATATCCGGGAGGGAGAAGAGGTGCGCTGTACAGGGCGCATCGCTGAGGTACCTGTAGGTGAGGAGCTCTATGGCCGGGTGGTGGATCCCTTGGGCGAACCTATCGATAGCAAAGGCCCGCTTATGGCTAAGAAGACGCGTCCCATAGAACGAATCGCCCCCAACGTAGTTATGCGGGAGCCTGTCAGCGTGCCTTTGCTAAGCGGAATTAAAGCCATCGACTCGATGATTCCTATTGGCCGGGGACAGCGTGAATTGATCATCGGTGATCGGCAAACAGGTAAAAGTGCCATTGCCATCGATACCATCATCAACCAGAGGAAAGGCGGTGTATTTTGCGTTTATGTAGCCATCGGTCAGAAGATTTCAAACGTTGCTCAAGTGGTGGCTACTTTGGAGGAATACGGTGCTATGGATCACACGGTGGTCGTCTCCGCAGCAGCGAGCGACCCAGCAGCCTTGCAGTACCTGGCTCCTTACGCTGGTTGTGCGATAGCTGAGGAGGTAATGGAACAGGGGGGTGACGCCTTAATCGTCTACGATGATCTATCCAAGCATGCTTGGGCTTATCGTCAGATATCTCTGCTGCTGCGGCGTCCACCTGGACGGGAAGCCTATCCTGGTGACATCTTCTACCTGCACTCACGCCTGCTTGAGCGGGCAGCTAAACTAAGTAAGGAGTATGGCGGTGGCAGTATGACTGCCTTGCCCATCATCGAGACCCAGGCCAATGATGTGTCGGCATACATTCCCACTAACGTTATCTCCATCACTGATGGCCAAATATATTTGGAGTCAGACCTTTTCTACGCTGGCATTCGTCCGGCCCTGAATGTGGGTCTGTCAGTCTCTCGGGTCGGGGGCAAGGCTCAGACCAAAGCGGTGAGGAACGTAGCAGGGAGACTTAAACTGGATTTTGCCCAATATCGCGAGCTGGCTGCCTTTGCCCAATTTAGTACTGAGCTTGATAAGGCTACAAAGGACCAACTTGACCGTGGAGCGAGGATCCAGGAGATCTTCAAACAACCTCTCCATAATCCCTTACCTTTAGAGAAACAGGTGATGATCATCTTCGCCGTCACTAATGGTTATCTTGACGATATTCCCTTGGAGCAGGTCAAGAAGTTTGAAGCGGAACTTTTCCGTTATTTAGACGCTACTCACCCTGAGATCGGCCAGGATATCGCCGAGACCAGAGACCTGAGCGACCAGACGATTGAACGTCTGAAAGCAGCTATCATTGAGTTCAAACAGGGCTTTACTTACTAG
- the atpH gene encoding ATP synthase F1 subunit delta, whose protein sequence is MRVGTVGRRYARAIFDLALEKGDFDKWLADLQTICNLLRDAEIGSFLANPEVSFTEKKEVVDTALPGLEQTRRNFVYLLFEKRRIGEIEVIVEEFQRLINQQRGLEIAQVTTAIPLSETMAAAVARSLSELTGKQIVLSCTVDPGIIGGIIAKIGDRLLDGSVVGRLESLRKQLS, encoded by the coding sequence ATGCGTGTAGGAACTGTGGGGCGGCGGTACGCCCGGGCGATTTTTGACCTGGCCTTGGAGAAGGGCGACTTCGATAAGTGGTTGGCCGATCTACAGACTATCTGCAATCTCTTGCGAGATGCGGAGATCGGTTCTTTCCTGGCTAACCCAGAAGTATCCTTTACTGAGAAAAAGGAAGTGGTTGATACAGCCCTGCCAGGACTGGAACAGACGAGGCGCAACTTCGTTTATCTCCTCTTTGAGAAACGGAGGATTGGGGAGATAGAGGTGATCGTTGAAGAGTTTCAGCGTCTGATTAACCAACAACGAGGTCTGGAAATAGCTCAGGTCACGACGGCGATACCTCTCAGTGAGACGATGGCTGCTGCGGTAGCCCGCTCGTTGAGCGAGCTGACCGGCAAGCAAATAGTCCTTAGCTGCACGGTCGATCCAGGTATTATCGGTGGAATCATTGCTAAGATTGGGGATCGCTTGCTCGATGGCAGCGTGGTGGGGAGATTGGAGTCCTTAAGGAAACAGCTGAGTTAA
- the atpF gene encoding F0F1 ATP synthase subunit B, whose amino-acid sequence MGALGALGIDSPVLIAQAINFVLLLALAYIFLYKPILKVLDRRSAHIRMSMERVEHIKEEAERIKKEHAAQMEQSRREGQAIIAQATEAAERIRREAQAQSQAQAEEFLARARAQIERERQKAIVDLHAQIADLAILAASKVVRRTLDTSTHAQLIEEVLAETEELHLS is encoded by the coding sequence TTGGGGGCGTTAGGGGCTTTAGGCATCGACTCACCAGTCTTGATCGCCCAGGCTATCAATTTCGTCTTGCTGCTCGCTCTGGCCTATATTTTCCTGTATAAACCTATTCTAAAGGTGCTTGATAGACGCTCAGCCCATATCAGGATGAGCATGGAGCGTGTGGAGCATATTAAAGAAGAGGCAGAGCGTATAAAGAAAGAGCACGCTGCTCAGATGGAGCAGTCGCGCCGTGAAGGGCAGGCGATCATCGCTCAAGCTACGGAGGCAGCAGAACGCATAAGGCGTGAGGCGCAGGCTCAATCTCAGGCGCAAGCAGAGGAGTTTCTGGCCAGGGCACGAGCCCAGATCGAGAGAGAAAGACAGAAAGCGATCGTTGACTTGCATGCTCAGATCGCTGATCTCGCTATCCTGGCTGCAAGCAAGGTGGTGAGACGCACACTGGACACCTCCACCCATGCGCAGCTGATCGAAGAGGTCTTAGCTGAGACCGAAGAGTTACATCTCAGTTAG
- the atpE gene encoding ATP synthase F0 subunit C, which translates to MAIAIGAIGPAMGIGHLVGKAMEALGRNPEAEPAIRLNMILGIAFTEAIAIYALVVALIIKFVS; encoded by the coding sequence ATGGCGATCGCCATTGGGGCGATTGGTCCGGCTATGGGCATCGGTCACCTTGTAGGTAAGGCTATGGAGGCGCTGGGGCGAAACCCAGAGGCAGAACCGGCTATCCGCCTGAATATGATTCTGGGCATCGCCTTCACCGAGGCTATCGCTATTTATGCTTTGGTTGTCGCTCTGATCATCAAATTTGTTTCCTAG
- the atpB gene encoding F0F1 ATP synthase subunit A, producing MPHVSNRNKKLMLIFLIASLFVGGLFMPHRMAQVHLPAERVFIVYGFPVTNTMLASWLSMLILVGLSFAVTRNMRIVPSGLQNLVEFVVETMLNLVESVAGPENGRRFFPLVATIFLFIITSNWLGLFPGFGTIGFWEVGERDQATFVPLLRSANTDLNMTLALAIVSVAATQYFGIRMVGFFRYTSRFINFGGRGIMDRVVNAFVGLLELVSELAKLVSFSFRLFGNIFAGEVLLAVMVFLIPLVASLPFMALELFVGFIQAFIFAVLTLVFLTIATAQHEGAGGG from the coding sequence GTGCCGCACGTCTCAAATCGTAATAAGAAACTGATGCTGATCTTTCTTATCGCCTCCCTCTTCGTCGGAGGCTTGTTTATGCCTCATAGGATGGCCCAAGTTCATCTACCAGCTGAACGTGTATTTATAGTGTACGGCTTTCCGGTGACAAATACTATGCTGGCCTCTTGGTTAAGCATGCTCATTTTAGTGGGGCTCTCTTTTGCCGTAACTCGCAATATGCGCATTGTACCGAGCGGGTTGCAAAATCTAGTGGAGTTCGTTGTAGAAACTATGCTCAACCTAGTGGAGAGCGTGGCTGGCCCAGAGAATGGACGGCGCTTCTTCCCCTTAGTAGCGACCATCTTCCTTTTTATCATTACTTCCAACTGGCTGGGACTGTTCCCTGGATTCGGCACTATCGGCTTTTGGGAGGTGGGCGAACGTGACCAGGCCACCTTCGTTCCTCTTCTCCGCTCGGCTAATACCGACTTGAACATGACCCTAGCTTTAGCCATAGTATCTGTAGCTGCTACCCAGTATTTTGGTATCCGGATGGTTGGCTTCTTTCGCTATACCAGCCGTTTCATCAACTTCGGTGGTCGAGGCATTATGGACCGCGTCGTTAATGCCTTTGTTGGTCTCCTCGAGTTGGTCAGCGAGCTGGCTAAGCTGGTCTCTTTCAGCTTCCGCTTGTTTGGTAATATCTTTGCGGGAGAGGTGCTTCTGGCAGTAATGGTTTTTCTCATACCGTTGGTTGCTTCCCTCCCGTTTATGGCCTTGGAGCTGTTTGTTGGCTTCATTCAAGCGTTCATCTTCGCTGTGCTCACCCTGGTTTTCCTGACCATCGCTACGGCTCAGCACGAGGGGGCCGGCGGAGGCTGA
- a CDS encoding AtpZ/AtpI family protein, whose amino-acid sequence MKRDMRPWALVTQLGVSMSLSIVSGLVAGIWIDNKLGTAPLATLICSLIGIAVGTFSVYRLVVSSIYSAEERDVDKKRRHSDRSSRGEND is encoded by the coding sequence GTGAAACGGGATATGCGCCCTTGGGCGTTGGTAACGCAGTTGGGCGTATCTATGTCTCTATCAATTGTTTCAGGCCTGGTGGCTGGTATCTGGATCGATAATAAGCTGGGGACAGCACCTCTCGCCACCTTAATCTGTTCCTTGATTGGTATAGCTGTGGGAACATTCAGCGTTTATCGTTTGGTAGTATCATCTATTTACTCTGCTGAGGAACGAGACGTTGATAAAAAGCGACGCCATAGTGACCGGTCCTCAAGAGGGGAGAACGATTAG
- the lexA gene encoding transcriptional repressor LexA, with protein sequence MSTFTSPLSTRQQRILDFIRDFLAENGYPPTIREIGDAIGISSTSAVDYNLNILERKGYIRRDPEISRGISFITDSAKHLPSALINVPIVGRIAAGEPIEALPEHAEQVLLTRDLVPEGAYALRVKGKSMIEDLIDDGDLVVVRPQQTAENGDIVVTLLMDSPGGEGQATLKRIYWEKDRIRLQPANHTMAPLYVKPDNLIVQGKVVAVIRRL encoded by the coding sequence ATGAGCACATTTACATCCCCCTTATCAACACGACAACAGCGCATACTCGACTTTATCAGGGATTTCCTTGCGGAAAATGGATATCCGCCCACCATCCGTGAGATTGGGGACGCCATCGGTATCTCTTCTACATCAGCGGTGGACTACAACCTCAATATACTTGAGCGCAAGGGCTATATTCGCCGAGACCCAGAGATATCCCGTGGGATCAGCTTTATAACCGACTCAGCCAAGCATCTCCCCTCTGCATTGATCAACGTGCCCATAGTAGGACGTATAGCCGCCGGCGAACCGATCGAAGCTCTTCCAGAGCATGCTGAACAAGTGTTGCTCACCCGTGACCTTGTCCCTGAAGGAGCCTACGCCCTCCGAGTGAAGGGCAAGTCGATGATTGAAGACCTCATTGATGACGGCGATCTTGTAGTAGTACGCCCTCAACAGACGGCCGAGAATGGCGATATCGTCGTTACCCTTTTGATGGACAGTCCCGGAGGAGAAGGACAGGCCACGTTGAAGCGCATATATTGGGAGAAAGACCGAATCCGTCTCCAGCCCGCCAACCACACTATGGCTCCGCTCTACGTCAAGCCGGATAATCTTATTGTGCAAGGTAAGGTGGTTGCTGTCATCCGGAGACTGTAG
- the holA gene encoding DNA polymerase III subunit delta, which translates to MIYILRDDPLGWERIDQIKQRFSDRSLLDLNTTTFDGRKVSLADLVDACESLPFLAEKRLVLVKGLLSRFETRVGPSNGGERRRGTSSELERGFAEYISKMPETTDLVLIEESDIGGNSALWKAVEEAGGHIGRFKPLSEEELYRWITERVSYKGGRISALAVQQLAIFVGHDLRLLANEIDKLIAYAGMNEIGEDDVLLLSSDARRVSVFKMVDALGQRDRKTSLRVLHELLAHGEAPAYLLVMITRQFRLLIQVKELVQAGISVDDIGKRLHLTSFINKKLIDQARKFTMPQLERIYQRLVEVDTFLKRGRLEPTTALDLLIVDLSRQ; encoded by the coding sequence ATGATCTATATCTTACGCGATGATCCCCTTGGTTGGGAACGGATCGATCAGATCAAGCAGCGGTTTTCAGATAGAAGCCTACTTGATCTGAATACAACCACCTTCGATGGTCGGAAGGTCTCCCTGGCTGATCTGGTTGACGCTTGTGAGTCTTTGCCATTCTTAGCTGAAAAGCGTCTGGTCTTAGTTAAAGGACTCCTCTCTCGATTCGAGACTAGGGTCGGGCCGAGCAATGGGGGGGAAAGGAGGCGCGGCACCAGCTCCGAGTTGGAGAGGGGATTCGCCGAGTATATTTCCAAGATGCCCGAAACAACCGACCTTGTCCTCATAGAGGAAAGCGATATCGGAGGGAACAGTGCTTTATGGAAAGCGGTTGAAGAAGCTGGTGGGCATATTGGACGTTTTAAACCGTTAAGCGAAGAGGAGTTATACAGATGGATCACTGAGCGGGTGAGTTATAAAGGGGGTCGCATCAGTGCCTTAGCTGTCCAACAGCTGGCCATCTTCGTTGGGCATGATCTTCGCTTGCTTGCTAATGAGATTGATAAATTGATTGCCTATGCTGGTATGAATGAGATCGGCGAGGATGATGTTCTTCTCCTCAGCAGTGATGCGAGGAGGGTTAGTGTATTCAAGATGGTGGATGCATTGGGTCAGCGGGATAGAAAAACATCTTTACGGGTGCTTCACGAGCTTCTCGCTCACGGCGAAGCTCCGGCGTACCTTCTCGTTATGATCACCCGCCAATTCAGGCTGTTGATTCAGGTAAAGGAGCTCGTTCAAGCAGGCATTTCAGTTGATGATATCGGAAAACGATTACATCTAACCTCTTTCATTAACAAGAAGCTTATTGATCAGGCAAGAAAGTTCACTATGCCCCAATTGGAGAGAATCTATCAACGGCTAGTTGAAGTGGACACATTCCTAAAGAGGGGAAGGCTGGAGCCTACTACGGCTCTTGACCTCCTCATCGTGGATCTGTCCAGGCAATGA